In Cervus elaphus chromosome 5, mCerEla1.1, whole genome shotgun sequence, the following proteins share a genomic window:
- the RASL10B gene encoding ras-like protein family member 10B, with protein sequence MVSTYRVAVLGARGVGKSAIVRQFLYNEFSEVCVPTTARRLYLPAVVMNGHVHDLQILDFPPISAFPVNTLQEWADTCCRGLRSVHAYILVYDICCFDSFEYVKTIRQQILETRVIGTSETPIIIVGNKRDLQRGRVIPRWNVSHLVRKTWKCGYVECSAKYNWHILLLFSELLKSVGCARCKHVHAALRFQGALRRNRCAVM encoded by the exons ATGGTCTCCACCTACCGGGTGGCCGTGCTGGGGGCGCGAGGCGTGGGCAAGAGTGCCATCGTGCGCCAGTTCCTGTACAACGAGTTCAGCGAGGTCTGCGTGCCCACCACCGCCCGCCGCCTCTACCTGCCTGCTGTCGTCATGAACGGCCACGTGCACGACCTCCAGATCCTCGACTTCCCGCCCATCAGCGCCTTCCCGGTCAACACGCTGCAG GAATGGGCAGACACCTGCTGCAGGGGACTCCGGAGTGTCCACGCCTACATCCTCGTCTACGACATCTGCTGCTTTGACAGCTTTGAGTACGTCAAGACCATCCGCCAGCAGATCCTAGAGACGAG GGTGATCGGCACCTCCGAGACGCCCATCATCATCGTGGGCAACAAGCGGGACCTGCAGCGCGGACGCGTGATCCCGCGCTGGAATGTGTCCCACCTGGTGCGCAAGACCTGGAAGTGCGGCTACGTGGAGTGCTCGGCCAAGTACAACTGGCACATCCTGCTGCTCTTCAGCGAACTGCTCAAGAGCGTGGGCTGCGCGCGCTGCAAGCACGTGCACGCCGCCCTGCGCTTCCAGGGCGCGCTGCGCCGCAACCGCTGCGCCGTCATGTGA